Proteins encoded within one genomic window of Malaclemys terrapin pileata isolate rMalTer1 chromosome 22, rMalTer1.hap1, whole genome shotgun sequence:
- the TRNP1 gene encoding TMF-regulated nuclear protein 1, whose amino-acid sequence MPGGSAAPPPGGDPELAGSGGAGKPRRRAEEAAGGSALPGAVRALELAEARRRLLEVEGRRRLVLELEHRVQQLHRVFVQAELCMAGRAESLARLGSGAGQAQIYLAAHGQRLKKSLRRSRKARPSALLASALGGCVPWAAGKLRRGRPEPPESPFKRSLQGPPGQPPA is encoded by the coding sequence ATGCCCGGCGGCAGCGCGGCGCCCCCGCCCGGCGGAGACCCGGAGCTGGCCGGCAGCGGCGGAGCGGGCAAGCCccggcggcgggcggaggaggcggcggGCGGCTCGGCGCTGCCCGGGGCCGTGCGGGCGCTGGAGCTGGCCGAAGCCCGGCGGCGGCTgctggaggtggagggccggcggcggctggtgctggagctggagcaccgGGTGCAGCAGCTGCACCGCGTCTTCGTGCAGGCCGAGCTGTGCATGGCCGGGCGCGCTGAGAGCCTGGCCCGCCTGGGCAGCGGCGCCGGCCAGGCCCAGATCTACCTGGCGGCCCACGGGCAGCGCCTCAAGAAGAGCCTGCGGCGCTCCCGCAAGGCGCGGCCGTCCGCCCTGCTGGCCTCGGCGCTGGGCGGCTGCGTGCCCTGGGCGGCGGGCAAGCTGCGCCGCGGCCGGCCGGAGCCGCCCGAGTCCCCCTTCAAGAGGAGCCTGCAGGGGCCGCCGGGGCAGCCCCCGGCCTGA